The following are encoded in a window of Rosa chinensis cultivar Old Blush chromosome 4, RchiOBHm-V2, whole genome shotgun sequence genomic DNA:
- the LOC112199847 gene encoding ACT domain-containing protein ACR4, whose translation MDCWSPSLSVDDEFQKLALRVNPPRVTVDNGSSRKATLIKVDSANKRGSLLEVVQVLNDLNLIIRRAYISSDGEWFMDVFHVTDQQGNKLCDDGIAERIQQSLGPRARSFRALRSSVGVQAATEHTTIELTGRDRAGLLSEVFAVLAELRCNVVAGEVWTHNSRMASVVYITDGQTGRPIDDSERLSEIKEFLLNVLKADKDMRSANTAVSVGSTHKERRLHQMMYADRDYDLHSADSGSASDRSKPLVTVENCADKGYTVVNLRCPDRPKLLFDTVCTLTDMQYVVYHATVIAEGPEAYQEYYIRHTDGCPISSEGERQRVIHCLEAAIRRRTSEGIRLELCGDDRAGLLSDVTRIFRENSLSVTRAEVMTRGSQAVNVFYVTGASGNPVTSETIEAVRQEIGLTILRVEEDMYSKSPPQESGRFSLGNLFRTRSEKFLYNLGLIKSCS comes from the exons ATGGATTGTTggtctccttctctttctgttgACGACGAGTTTCAGAAGCTGGCGTTGCGAGTGAACCCTCCAAG GGTTACAGTTGATAATGGCTCAAGCAGGAAAGCCACTTTGATTAAG GTAGATAGTGCAAATAAGCGTGGGAGTTTGCTAGAGGTGGTTCAGGTTCTGAATGATTTGAATCTCATTATAAGAAGAGCTTACATTTCTTCAGATGGGGAGTGGTTTATGGATG TGTTTCATGTCACTGATCAACAGGGGAATAAGCTCTGTGATGATGGAATAGCTGAGCGCATTCAACAG TCTCTAGGACCAAGAGCTCGGAGCTTCCGTGCCTTGAGAAGTTCAGTGGGCGTCCAAGCTGCCACAGAACACACTACTATTGAATTGACTGGAAGGGACAGGGCAGGCTTGCTTTCAGAGGTTTTTGCTGTTCTTGCTGAGCTCAGATGTAATGTGGTTGCCGGAGAAGTATGGACCCATAATTCAAGAATGGCATCAGTTGTTTACATCACCGATGGGCAAACTGGGAGGCCTATTGATGATTCTGAGCGTCTTTCTGAAATTAAAGAGTTTCTCCTTAATGTGCTCAAGGCAGACAAAGATATGCGCTCTGCCAACACTGCCGTTTCTGTAGGTTCTACACACAAGGAGAGGAGGCTTCACCAGATGATGTATGCAGATCGTGATTATGATCTACACAGTGCAGATTCTGGATCAGCCAGTGATAGAAGCAAACCCCTTGTAACTGTCGAAAATTGTGCAGATAAAGGATATACTGTTGTGAACTTGAGGTGTCCAGATCGCCCTAAGTTGCTCTTTGATACAGTATGCACCTTAACAGATATGCAATATGTGGTATATCATGCAACTGTGATTGCTGAAGGACCAGAGGCTTATCAG GAATATTATATAAGACATACTGATGGCTGCCCTATAAGTTCTGAAGGAGAGAGGCAGAGGGTAATCCATTGCTTGGAGGCTGCTATTCGAAGGCGAACTTCTGAG GGTATAAGACTAGAACTCTGTGGTGATGACAGAGCCGGTCTTCTTTCTGATGTGACTCGCATATTCAGAGAAAACAGCCTTTCAGTCACCCGAGCTGAGGTTATGACCAGGGGTTCCCAAGCTGTGAACGTCTTCTACGTGACTGGTGCATCTGGAAATCCAGTGACGAGTGAGACAATTGAGGCAGTTCGGCAAGAGATTGGCTTGACAATACTGCGCGTAGAAGAAGACATGTACTCAAAATCTCCACCACAGGAGAGTGGGAGATTCTCTTTGGGAAATCTATTCCGGACGAGATCAGAGAAATTCCTTTACAACTTGGGTTTGATAAAGTCGTGTTCTTGA